The Eubacterium maltosivorans genome includes the window ATGGTCGGAATCCCCTGCTCCTTAAGCGCGGCCTGCAGCCTGTCCCGCTGGCTGGCTGATGACAGGGTGATGGTGTATTGGGCCCAGCTGGATAAAAAGCCCTCTGGAATAACGGGTGTTTTGACCACGCCGCTCAATTTCCTGGTGTACTGGGCTGCCGCATCGTTCACGGCCTGCAGCTCGTTATCGGAAAAGGCCCTGAGCTTTACCTGAAGAATGGCTGCCTGAAGGGTGTCCAGCCGGGAGTTGACCCCAATGCGCACATTATCATACTTAAAGCTGCCCTTGCCGTGAATCTTGCAAGAGTTGATAAGGGCCGCCAGATCGCTATCATCCGTAAAGACAGCGCCGCCATCCCCATAACAGCCTAAGGGCTTGGCCGGGAAAAAGGAGGTGGTGGCCGCGTCGCCGAAGCTGCAGGCCCGTTTACCGTTAATGGCCCCGCCAAAGCCCTGGGCACCGTCCTCCAGCACCTTGAGGCCATATTTGTCCGCAATGGCCTGTATCTTAGGATAGTCGGCCGGCAGGCCAAAAAGGTCGACGGCGATGATGACTTTTGGGGTTAGCTGTCCCTCTGCAAGCACGGCCTGAATAGCTTCTTCGAGCCTTTTGGAATCCATGTTAAAACTATCTTCGTCTACATCTACAAACACGGGCGTGGCGCCCTGGTGGGCAACGACCTCGCCGGAGGCAAAAAAGGTGAAATCCGGCACGAACACCGCGTCACCCGGGCCGATGCCCCAGGCCATGAGCACCAGGGATAGCGCGTCGGTGCCGTTGCCGCAGGTCTCGCAATGCTTTACCCCCACGTATTGGGCCAGCTGCTCCTCCAACTCGGTGACGGGGGCGCCGGAAATAAAGTTCGCGTTGTCAAGCACGGATCCAATGGCGGCGTCGATGTCTTTTTTCAGGTGGTGGTATTGGGTTTTAAGGTCTCTGAATTGCATGTTAATCCTCTTGCTTCAATTTTTCTATAAACTTTTTATGTTCAATGGCAAAGTTGCCCGTTACAGCTTCATTGTCTGCTATATCTTTTGATACAATAGCTCCCATATTTGCCCTTGAATTTTCCCCTACAATAATGCCATTTCTCAGAATTGCACCAAATCCTATCCAACTACCACTTTTTATAACGGTTCTGCCACCGATTCCTGCATGGGCGACAACCATAACATTTTCTTTGATTTTCGCAGCATGACCTATATGAACTAAATTATCAATTTTTGAAAAATCACCAATTTCTGTCACGTCCCAAGGGTATACTGCTTTATCAATTGCAGTATTGTATTGAATTTCAACCTCTTTCCCAATTTTAACTTTTCCACAATGTGCTACTGGTACTATTTTTGAGCTTTCCCTTTTAAACTCAAACCCTTGGCCCCCAACAATCGTACCTGCCCGGATAATTGTATTATCACCGATTTCAGTATCTTCTTTGATAGAAACAAATTCTTCAATAATGACATTATTACCAATTTTCACGTTATTGGGGGCAATGTAGGCTAAATGACTGATCTTGCAGTTTTCTCCAATGCTTGTTTGATACACTTCTTTTTCATAGATGTTGTTTTCTGCACAAAAATTATGTAGCTGGAAGAAAACAATTCTTGGTTTTTCAAGGATGCATATTCCAAAATGGATATTATTCGGAAGTTCCTTGGCACATTCTTTTGTTGTCAAAACCATTTTAACGTTGCTTTTTATAGTCGAAACAAATTTAGGGTTATCTAAAAAAACGCAGCAAGGTTCTGATAAATCCGACTCAGTTAGTGCAAAGTATTGAAAGTCCTGTTCATTTTCGATTTGATAGATAAGAGTCTTATCTAATTTTTCTAAAAGTTCGCTAAGTAAGAGCATCTTTGTTCTCCCTTAAAACCTTCCTATAAAATCAGTGCTGCTGCAATTGTCAAGGGGCAGCTTCACGGGCCTTCCCTCTGCCGCGGACTGGTAGATGGCCAGCACCAGCTCCAAAGCATTTTTCCCGGCCTGGGCATCCACATAGGGCGCCCGGTCCTGCTCGATGGCTTCGATCACATCCCGGTACAGGCTGGTATGCCCGTTGCCGTAGACATTACTTGTCGCTTCGTGAAAGCCGTTGTTTTCAGTGCTTTCATGATCATCGGCGTCGGCCAGATCCCAGACGTCAATGGCGTTGGTGGACTTGCCGCCGAGCTTCACAGTGCCCTTCTCCCCAAAAAGGTACAGGGTCTCTTCTAGATTCTGGGGGTAAACGTTGGTGGTGCCTTCGATGGTGGCCACAGCGCCGTTTTTAAACTGAACCACGGCCATGCCAATGTCCTCTGCCTCCAGATAGTTGTGGAACTGCTGCCTGGTCACGCCATAAACTGTGTCGATTTCGTCCCCCATCATCCAGCGCAGCAGGTCGATACCGTGGATGCACTGGTTCATCAGACAGCCCCCGTCCTGGGCCCATGTGCCGCGCCAGGGTGCCTGGGTGTAATAGTCCTGATTCCGGTTCCAGCGCACATGGATGGAGCCGTGTGAGACTTGGCCAAAGCGCCCTTCCTCCACCGCGCCCCGCATTTTCTGCACAGCGATGTTAAAACGGTTCTGGTGGCAGGCGGATACCTTTACCTTGTTTTCTGCAGCCGCCTTGATAATGGCATCAGCCCCGGCAATGCTCATGGCCATGGGCTTTTCGATGATCACGTGAATGCCGTGGCGGATACAGTACAGGGCGATCTCCTCGTGCAGACCGCTTTCGGTGGCAATGCCGATTAAGTCGAGGGGGGTCTCTTCAATCATTTTTTTATAGTCCGTGTAACGCCGGATACTGGTGTCTTTTTCAAGGCCATGCTTTGCCAGCAGGCTCTCCATGTGGTCGGGGATCACGTCACAGACGGCCACGAGGTTCAGATTGTTATTTAATACGGCTTTGATATGATTGGTCGCGATGCGGCCACAGCCGATGAGTGCGTAGTTCATTGGTTACTCCTGTTTGTTCATTATAGTTTTATATTAAAACTCATCTGTTATAACAATTCGATATTATAACGATTTTCAACATTCTTCATCGCATTTTTTGTGTCAAAAATGGCTCTGGCATTTTGCTGAATCATTTCATAATCAACATTTGTGTGCGATGCTGTCACGACAATCAAGTCATATCGTTTGATAATTTCAGGATTGATCTTTTCAATTCCTTTGTGAATTGTACCTTTATACTTATACTCTGGGATAAAGGGATCATAAAAATCAATCTGTGCTCCAACTTTTTCAAAGTTTTCAATGACCTTTAACGCTGGGCTCTCCCGGTAGTCATCAATGTCCTGTTTATACGCCACACCGAGCGCAAGGATCTTCGCGCCGTTTAGGGCTTTTTTGTCTTTGTTTAAAATGCGCGAAGCCCGGTCAATGCAGTATTCCGGCATCCGGTCATTGATCATCATGGAACTTTCAATCATGGAGGTGTGGAAACCATACTCTCGAGCCTTCCACGACAGATAATAGGGATCGAGCGGGATGCAATGCCCACCTAAGCCCGGACCCGGATAAAAGGCCTGGAATCCATAGGGTTTTGTCTTAGCCGCGTCCACCACTTCCCAGATATTGATCTTCATGCGGTCACACAAGATGGCTAATTCGTTAATTAGTCCGATATTAACATTCCGGTAAGTATTCTCCAGAATTTTTTCCATCTCAGCGATGGCTGGTGAGGATACCTCGTAAACATCGCCGTCCAGCACCGCCCGGTACATGGCCGCAATCACCTCAGTGGCGTCCTTGCCAATGCCTCCAACCACTTTAGGCGTGTTTTTTGTTTTATAAATAGCATTGCCGGGGTCCACCCGTTCTGGTGAGAAGCCTAAATAAAAATCCTCACCACATTTTAAACCTGAACCCTGTTCGAGGATGGGTTTAATGAGTTCTTCCGTGGTGCCGGGATAAGTCGTGGATTCTAACACCACCATGGTTCCTTTTTTCAGGTATTTAGCAACCTCTTCGGTTGATGACTTGACATAGCTGATATCTGGCTGCTGGTATTCATCCAGCGGTGTCGGCACGCAGATCGCGATAAAATCCGCGTCTTTAATGAAAGAAAAGTCCGTTGTTGCCGAGAGCATGCCTGTTTCGACCAGTTCTTTCAAATCATCGTCTATGACATCACCAATATAGTTGTGGCCTTCATTGACCATTTTTACTTTTTCCCTCTGGATATCAAAACCAATGGTTTTAAAACTGGCTTTGGCTTTTTCTACAGCTAGGGGGAGACCTACG containing:
- a CDS encoding DegT/DnrJ/EryC1/StrS family aminotransferase produces the protein MQFRDLKTQYHHLKKDIDAAIGSVLDNANFISGAPVTELEEQLAQYVGVKHCETCGNGTDALSLVLMAWGIGPGDAVFVPDFTFFASGEVVAHQGATPVFVDVDEDSFNMDSKRLEEAIQAVLAEGQLTPKVIIAVDLFGLPADYPKIQAIADKYGLKVLEDGAQGFGGAINGKRACSFGDAATTSFFPAKPLGCYGDGGAVFTDDSDLAALINSCKIHGKGSFKYDNVRIGVNSRLDTLQAAILQVKLRAFSDNELQAVNDAAAQYTRKLSGVVKTPVIPEGFLSSWAQYTITLSSASQRDRLQAALKEQGIPTMIYYPKPMHEQTAFKDTPFIKGSCPVTEQLCGRVLALPMHPYLTEGAIGAVASEIKKQI
- a CDS encoding UDP-3-O-(3-hydroxymyristoyl)glucosamine N-acyltransferase, with amino-acid sequence MLLLSELLEKLDKTLIYQIENEQDFQYFALTESDLSEPCCVFLDNPKFVSTIKSNVKMVLTTKECAKELPNNIHFGICILEKPRIVFFQLHNFCAENNIYEKEVYQTSIGENCKISHLAYIAPNNVKIGNNVIIEEFVSIKEDTEIGDNTIIRAGTIVGGQGFEFKRESSKIVPVAHCGKVKIGKEVEIQYNTAIDKAVYPWDVTEIGDFSKIDNLVHIGHAAKIKENVMVVAHAGIGGRTVIKSGSWIGFGAILRNGIIVGENSRANMGAIVSKDIADNEAVTGNFAIEHKKFIEKLKQED
- a CDS encoding Gfo/Idh/MocA family protein — its product is MNYALIGCGRIATNHIKAVLNNNLNLVAVCDVIPDHMESLLAKHGLEKDTSIRRYTDYKKMIEETPLDLIGIATESGLHEEIALYCIRHGIHVIIEKPMAMSIAGADAIIKAAAENKVKVSACHQNRFNIAVQKMRGAVEEGRFGQVSHGSIHVRWNRNQDYYTQAPWRGTWAQDGGCLMNQCIHGIDLLRWMMGDEIDTVYGVTRQQFHNYLEAEDIGMAVVQFKNGAVATIEGTTNVYPQNLEETLYLFGEKGTVKLGGKSTNAIDVWDLADADDHESTENNGFHEATSNVYGNGHTSLYRDVIEAIEQDRAPYVDAQAGKNALELVLAIYQSAAEGRPVKLPLDNCSSTDFIGRF
- a CDS encoding nucleotide sugar dehydrogenase, whose product is MENKLKQNLLNKIIKKTIHVSVIGLGYVGLPLAVEKAKASFKTIGFDIQREKVKMVNEGHNYIGDVIDDDLKELVETGMLSATTDFSFIKDADFIAICVPTPLDEYQQPDISYVKSSTEEVAKYLKKGTMVVLESTTYPGTTEELIKPILEQGSGLKCGEDFYLGFSPERVDPGNAIYKTKNTPKVVGGIGKDATEVIAAMYRAVLDGDVYEVSSPAIAEMEKILENTYRNVNIGLINELAILCDRMKINIWEVVDAAKTKPYGFQAFYPGPGLGGHCIPLDPYYLSWKAREYGFHTSMIESSMMINDRMPEYCIDRASRILNKDKKALNGAKILALGVAYKQDIDDYRESPALKVIENFEKVGAQIDFYDPFIPEYKYKGTIHKGIEKINPEIIKRYDLIVVTASHTNVDYEMIQQNARAIFDTKNAMKNVENRYNIELL